The proteins below come from a single Desulfuromonas acetoxidans DSM 684 genomic window:
- a CDS encoding LEA type 2 family protein: MAKILISLVMIFSLCSCAWMRPGFESPTIQVTRFSVMESQGLAPRFAITLNIINHNRQPLEIDGLSYALEIEEIPLLTGVKSDLPRIEGFSEQKVTLSVTADLLNSLDLISQLTRQPRDQFTYTLRAKLNIGWLAPGITVEKQGEISLRTLTR, encoded by the coding sequence GTGGCAAAAATATTAATTTCTCTGGTTATGATTTTTTCACTGTGTTCTTGTGCCTGGATGCGGCCAGGGTTTGAATCGCCGACGATCCAAGTCACCCGTTTCTCCGTCATGGAGAGCCAGGGGCTGGCACCGCGTTTTGCCATCACACTCAATATTATTAATCATAACCGGCAGCCTCTGGAGATTGACGGGCTGAGTTATGCCCTTGAAATCGAAGAAATCCCTTTGCTCACGGGTGTTAAGTCGGATCTACCACGCATTGAGGGCTTTTCTGAACAGAAGGTGACGTTGTCTGTTACCGCCGACTTACTCAACAGCCTTGATCTGATTTCACAATTGACCCGTCAACCTCGTGATCAGTTCACTTATACCTTGCGTGCCAAGCTCAATATTGGCTGGTTAGCGCCGGGAATTACCGTAGAGAAACAAGGAGAGATTTCACTGCGCACTCTGACACGTTAA
- a CDS encoding methyltransferase, with the protein MSQISVPQGQWDLYRYPVRNNDPLRAWDAADEFILNELHDQSLPQPSQRLLIVNDSFGALSCCLHPYEPTLVSDSCLTYHGLLHNLKSNRIAQDCITFFDSLTTPPGHYDIVLIKVPKSLALLEDQLVRLRPVIKPESVIIGAAMVKHLSASAIELFEKILGPTHTSLARKKARLIFSSFDAERTLTPLPPANLRLPEFQLNLLQHPGVFSMNRLDLGSRLVLEQSHLLPPAKVIIDLGCGNGILGITAARQQPEAHLTFVDESYRAVDSARINFEAIFGHRPARFEVIDCLNGIDRDSADLIINNPPFHQQQVVGDQVAWQMFRQARQVLGRSGQLWVVGNRHLGYHTKLKRLFGNCKLVASTHKFVLLKATKS; encoded by the coding sequence ATGAGCCAAATCAGTGTTCCTCAGGGTCAATGGGATCTTTATCGCTATCCGGTTCGTAACAATGATCCGTTACGCGCCTGGGATGCTGCGGACGAATTTATCCTCAACGAGTTACACGATCAGAGCTTGCCCCAGCCATCGCAACGCCTACTGATCGTCAACGACTCTTTTGGCGCATTGAGTTGTTGCCTGCACCCTTATGAGCCGACCTTGGTCAGCGATTCATGTCTAACGTATCACGGGCTATTACACAATCTGAAAAGTAACCGGATAGCCCAGGACTGCATCACGTTTTTTGACAGCTTAACCACTCCGCCAGGCCACTATGATATTGTCCTGATCAAAGTTCCCAAAAGCCTTGCCTTGCTTGAAGATCAACTGGTTCGGCTACGTCCTGTCATCAAACCGGAGTCAGTGATCATTGGCGCCGCAATGGTCAAGCATCTCAGTGCTTCGGCAATTGAGCTGTTTGAAAAAATACTGGGACCAACTCACACGTCGCTTGCCCGAAAAAAAGCGCGTTTGATCTTCAGTAGCTTTGATGCAGAGCGCACTCTCACGCCATTGCCTCCCGCCAACCTCCGCTTACCGGAGTTTCAGCTTAATCTGCTACAACACCCTGGCGTTTTTTCAATGAACAGGCTCGACTTGGGAAGCCGACTGGTTCTTGAGCAAAGTCACCTACTGCCTCCGGCTAAGGTGATTATCGACTTAGGCTGCGGCAATGGCATTCTTGGCATCACCGCAGCACGCCAGCAGCCTGAAGCGCACCTCACCTTTGTTGACGAATCGTATCGGGCCGTTGACTCGGCTCGGATCAATTTTGAAGCGATTTTCGGTCATCGCCCTGCCCGCTTTGAAGTGATCGACTGTTTGAACGGGATCGATCGGGACAGCGCCGATCTGATCATCAATAATCCACCGTTTCACCAGCAACAGGTTGTCGGTGACCAAGTGGCCTGGCAGATGTTTCGCCAGGCTCGCCAGGTGTTAGGACGTTCCGGGCAGCTCTGGGTTGTCGGTAACCGCCATCTCGGCTACCACACCAAGCTCAAGCGTTTGTTTGGTAACTGCAAACTCGTGGCCAGCACCCACAAATTTGTGTTGTTGAAAGCAACGAAATCCTGA
- a CDS encoding MBL fold metallo-hydrolase, with protein sequence MNVKQLKCIYLDQPQLEGFRNFISSWYIETDGFRAVVDPGPLSTIPVLVNALRDLQVESIDYILLTHIHIDHAGGTGELIKYFPEAQVICHQSGIKHMISPEKLWQGSLQVLGETAEVYGEIIPVPSQSIFYASEVGNSGIQVYETPGHAPHHVCYRYEDLVFGGEIAGVHIPVDSGRYMRPATPPRFIYEVARDSIDKMIAVAPRYLVIAHHGLVEPAVSYLQTARKQLGLWVKAVAVTDHIVEEQRDEVIYDWLLNNDPTFSAVEQLETDIYARERYFMSNSLRGIQLYYKTLPAEQQQAWKNHPS encoded by the coding sequence ATGAATGTCAAACAGTTGAAATGTATTTACCTGGATCAACCACAGTTGGAAGGATTTCGAAACTTTATCAGCAGCTGGTATATCGAAACCGACGGGTTCCGTGCTGTTGTCGATCCGGGACCATTGTCGACTATTCCGGTTCTGGTAAATGCCTTGAGAGATCTGCAGGTAGAATCGATCGATTATATCCTGTTGACGCACATCCATATTGATCATGCCGGAGGGACCGGTGAGTTGATCAAGTACTTCCCTGAAGCTCAAGTTATTTGTCATCAAAGCGGCATTAAGCATATGATTTCTCCGGAAAAACTCTGGCAAGGCTCTTTGCAAGTACTGGGAGAAACTGCCGAAGTTTACGGCGAAATTATTCCGGTGCCGTCGCAGTCGATCTTTTACGCTTCAGAAGTTGGCAACAGCGGCATTCAGGTGTATGAAACACCGGGGCATGCGCCACATCATGTCTGTTACCGCTATGAAGACTTGGTGTTCGGTGGAGAGATTGCCGGCGTGCATATCCCGGTTGACTCTGGGCGCTATATGCGTCCGGCTACGCCGCCACGCTTTATCTATGAAGTCGCCAGAGACTCGATCGATAAAATGATTGCCGTGGCGCCGCGCTATCTTGTCATTGCCCATCACGGGCTTGTCGAACCGGCTGTCAGCTATCTGCAAACAGCCCGCAAGCAGTTGGGACTGTGGGTGAAAGCAGTGGCGGTAACTGATCATATCGTTGAAGAACAACGTGACGAGGTAATTTATGACTGGTTATTAAATAATGACCCGACATTCAGTGCTGTGGAACAGCTTGAGACCGATATTTATGCCCGGGAACGCTATTTTATGAGCAATTCGTTGCGTGGCATCCAGCTCTATTATAAGACGTTACCAGCAGAGCAACAACAGGCTTGGAAAAATCATCCATCGTAA
- a CDS encoding acetate/propionate family kinase, protein MIILTLNCRSQTIHYHLFDYPNPIPLTQGYVEGIGTHSTNCILNGSPLLLEDHHDALDYILKTLCHPEYGVLDSLSQIRGVGHRVVHGGETYHHSVKIDVEVLHTIRKVERMAPKYNIPSRQTIIAAMELLPDVDHVAIFDTAFHHTMPAKAYMYPLPYEWYEKYRVRRYGFHGSSHLYLARRAAAHLGKPVEQCNLITIHLDLGVSLCAIRNGQSIDTSTGMTPVEGTAQERRCGNIDPGIPGFIMDWEELSPQQIEEVLNEKSGLMGLTGGDCTTRQEVLIKAEQNDPRAKFAAQIEAYRLRKFIGEYLCVLGQCDAIVFSSGQGNIEADVRRRVLDGMDCFNILLDEKKNGQPRCIHSEIKISHPDSAIDLLVIPTDEARVFCEDTAQIVNGTFDPTRHISYTFDDL, encoded by the coding sequence GTGATTATTCTGACCCTGAACTGTCGCAGCCAGACCATTCATTACCATTTATTCGACTACCCTAACCCTATCCCATTAACGCAGGGCTATGTCGAAGGAATAGGCACTCATAGCACCAATTGTATTTTGAACGGCTCGCCCCTGCTGCTCGAAGATCACCACGACGCGCTTGATTACATTTTAAAAACTCTTTGCCACCCTGAATACGGAGTGTTGGATTCTTTGTCGCAGATCCGTGGTGTGGGGCATCGTGTTGTCCATGGGGGGGAAACGTATCATCATTCTGTAAAGATTGATGTCGAAGTTCTGCATACCATTCGCAAAGTTGAGCGCATGGCTCCCAAATACAACATTCCCAGCCGGCAAACGATCATCGCGGCCATGGAATTGTTACCCGATGTTGACCATGTCGCCATCTTTGACACGGCTTTTCATCACACTATGCCAGCCAAAGCGTATATGTATCCCCTGCCCTACGAATGGTATGAAAAATATCGTGTGCGCCGCTACGGATTCCACGGCAGTTCGCATCTTTACTTGGCCCGGCGAGCGGCAGCGCATCTCGGCAAACCCGTTGAACAATGCAATTTGATCACTATTCATCTGGATCTCGGTGTGTCATTGTGCGCCATCCGCAACGGTCAGTCCATTGATACCAGTACCGGCATGACTCCCGTTGAAGGGACCGCCCAGGAACGTCGCTGCGGTAATATTGATCCAGGCATCCCTGGATTTATCATGGATTGGGAGGAACTCAGTCCGCAACAGATTGAAGAAGTCCTCAATGAAAAAAGTGGCTTGATGGGCTTGACCGGTGGAGACTGCACAACACGTCAGGAAGTGCTTATCAAAGCCGAACAGAATGATCCTCGCGCCAAATTTGCTGCGCAGATTGAAGCCTATCGGTTACGGAAGTTTATCGGTGAATACCTCTGTGTCCTCGGTCAATGCGATGCGATCGTCTTTTCTTCAGGCCAGGGAAATATTGAGGCCGATGTTCGCCGTCGTGTTCTCGACGGAATGGATTGCTTTAACATCCTTCTTGATGAAAAGAAGAATGGCCAACCGCGCTGTATTCACAGCGAAATAAAAATCAGCCACCCGGATTCAGCCATTGACCTGCTGGTGATCCCAACAGATGAAGCCCGCGTCTTTTGCGAAGATACAGCTCAAATCGTCAATGGCACCTTTGATCCAACACGCCACATCTCCTACACTTTCGACGATCTGTAA
- a CDS encoding c-type heme family protein, with translation MLFLVFLLCEAWFEFIEIQDYSRQQILEQSRSIRDFMMSTRYVYHHQFISSGLPLTDDTLGFLPAHALARISEHFDQINPTELSFNNVSADPRNIYNRADSIETNVVRYFEEHPQQKEYFEKVATGSRIFYQYATPIWTEDYCLRCHGDADSAPPTISARYTTGFNYHVGDLRGIMSVRIPVEHFNRHVRAQLLSNVPVIMAFLLSLCLLMYWLVQTTIVHRLKGLLRSVNFIREGHYDRHMPINGHDEIADLAKNFERMAQAIALRENRLKQSEQRLENAQRIARIGNWQWHAGRNELFCSDQIYTILDCSPDSVLTPRQFIRRVPSSQRQRLFEHLKNSFATQQFDEFETVITAESSELGYVRLRGEFESRHGQLLLSGTLQDITTMKRAEQEIIELNHSLEDKVAQRTEQLQRTNKELEAFSYSVSHDLRAPLRAISGFSQILQDEYSENLSPEASRYLSLVVDNSQMMGTLIDDLLRFSRLNRHELKKQMIDTEALVRQVVDELLQDCVYTFIHAPEIEIGSLERCYGDPALIKQVFINVLSNALKFTQKTSYPHICITSTHQGEIVTFNISDNGAGFDMQYAEKLFGVFQRLHHQSEFTGTGVGLAIVQRVIARHQGTIWAQAEPNKGATFSFTLERYVE, from the coding sequence GTGCTTTTTCTTGTCTTTCTTCTTTGTGAAGCCTGGTTTGAATTTATTGAAATACAGGACTATTCGCGTCAACAGATCCTTGAGCAATCACGCAGTATTCGTGATTTTATGATGTCAACCCGCTATGTCTATCACCATCAGTTCATCTCCAGTGGCCTACCTCTGACCGATGACACTCTTGGGTTCCTCCCTGCTCATGCCTTAGCACGTATCTCGGAGCATTTTGACCAGATCAACCCGACGGAACTCTCATTTAATAACGTCTCAGCCGATCCACGTAATATCTACAATCGTGCTGACAGTATCGAAACCAATGTGGTTCGCTATTTCGAAGAACACCCGCAACAAAAGGAGTATTTTGAAAAAGTGGCCACCGGGTCGCGGATATTCTATCAATATGCAACGCCTATCTGGACAGAAGATTACTGTCTGAGATGCCATGGCGATGCAGATTCCGCTCCCCCGACTATTTCAGCACGCTATACAACCGGGTTTAATTATCATGTCGGCGACCTGCGTGGCATTATGAGTGTCCGCATTCCTGTAGAGCATTTCAACCGACATGTCAGAGCACAACTATTGAGTAACGTGCCGGTTATTATGGCGTTCCTGCTCAGTTTATGCCTGCTGATGTATTGGTTGGTGCAAACCACGATTGTTCATCGCCTAAAGGGGTTGTTAAGGTCAGTCAACTTCATTCGAGAGGGGCATTACGATCGGCATATGCCGATCAACGGTCATGATGAGATTGCAGATCTTGCCAAAAACTTTGAGCGGATGGCGCAAGCGATTGCGTTGCGAGAAAATCGTTTAAAACAGAGTGAACAGCGCCTTGAAAACGCTCAAAGGATTGCCCGAATCGGCAACTGGCAATGGCATGCTGGCCGAAACGAACTATTTTGCTCTGACCAGATTTACACAATCCTCGATTGTTCGCCGGACAGTGTTCTGACGCCACGGCAGTTTATCCGAAGAGTGCCCTCTTCGCAGAGACAACGTCTTTTTGAGCATCTGAAAAACAGCTTTGCAACACAACAGTTCGATGAGTTTGAGACCGTTATCACGGCCGAAAGCTCTGAACTGGGCTATGTTCGACTTCGTGGTGAGTTCGAGTCACGTCATGGTCAGCTCCTGCTTTCAGGTACATTGCAGGATATAACAACAATGAAGCGAGCCGAACAAGAGATCATCGAATTAAACCACAGTCTCGAAGATAAAGTGGCTCAACGTACCGAACAGCTACAACGGACCAACAAAGAACTTGAAGCGTTCTCCTACTCCGTTTCACACGATTTACGTGCACCTTTACGCGCGATAAGCGGTTTTTCGCAGATACTTCAAGATGAATACAGTGAAAACCTGTCGCCTGAAGCAAGCCGATATCTCAGCCTGGTCGTTGATAACAGCCAGATGATGGGAACCTTGATTGATGATTTATTGCGCTTCTCGCGACTGAATCGTCATGAATTGAAAAAACAGATGATCGACACCGAGGCCCTTGTCCGCCAGGTGGTCGATGAGTTGTTACAGGATTGCGTTTATACATTTATTCATGCACCTGAGATTGAAATTGGTTCACTTGAGAGGTGTTACGGTGATCCGGCACTGATTAAACAGGTTTTTATCAATGTGCTCTCCAACGCCCTTAAATTTACGCAAAAGACCTCTTATCCGCACATCTGTATTACATCAACGCACCAAGGGGAAATTGTTACTTTTAACATCAGTGACAACGGGGCCGGCTTTGATATGCAATATGCAGAGAAACTATTCGGTGTATTCCAACGACTCCACCATCAGAGCGAATTTACCGGTACCGGCGTGGGGTTGGCTATTGTGCAACGTGTCATTGCCAGACATCAAGGAACCATATGGGCGCAGGCGGAACCAAATAAAGGGGCCACGTTTTCTTTCACCCTGGAAAGGTATGTGGAATAA
- a CDS encoding response regulator: MDSPIEILLVEDNLNDVELTLHAFKKNHIKNPIEVVHDGAEALDFIFCRGRYVDRDPSAQPRLILLDLKLPKVDGLEVLKVLKSTEETRQIPVVVLTSSREEIDMHKSYQLGVNSYIVKPVDLEQFVQATGQLGLYWLIMNQTAS; this comes from the coding sequence ATGGATTCTCCAATTGAAATTCTTCTGGTTGAAGACAATCTCAATGATGTGGAGTTGACGCTTCACGCTTTTAAAAAAAACCATATTAAAAACCCGATTGAAGTTGTCCACGATGGCGCTGAAGCACTGGACTTTATTTTTTGTCGCGGACGCTATGTGGATCGCGACCCGAGTGCCCAACCTCGGTTGATTCTTCTGGACCTCAAATTGCCTAAAGTGGATGGGCTTGAAGTTCTCAAAGTCTTGAAATCTACAGAGGAAACACGCCAGATTCCAGTCGTTGTCCTGACTTCATCGCGTGAAGAGATTGACATGCACAAAAGTTATCAGCTCGGCGTGAACAGCTATATTGTCAAACCGGTCGACCTTGAGCAATTTGTTCAAGCTACCGGTCAATTGGGGCTTTATTGGCTGATTATGAACCAAACCGCTTCATAA
- a CDS encoding EAL domain-containing protein produces MPETILNILILEDSATDAELMLHTLRKEGLNVSAHVTMTRQGYVAALNDEIDLILSDYNLPQYDALQALEHLNALGYDIPFILVSGTIGDQRAVEIIRRGATDYLLKSRMPKLGQVVKRALQERHILHEKQQVEEQLHLERDLLHNVIDGLEMQVMITDRDFNIQVLNWQAQKLVPVGQSATEMTCYQLTRGFDSPCSEHGMECPIETALAKNRATKVQQNYQDENGENVSVEKTATLLRNRQDDVTGIFLTCRDISENMRQKEDIAYKEMQLEQILHYDTLTGLPQRDFFFDLLHSHMVGCQKNNRTLALLYLDLDRFKNINDTLGHTVGDQVLQEVAQRLQNNIRITDNLSRMSGDEFLITLDPADNLSEVTQLAQKFLSVISVPMKIEHHRFHLTASIGISLFPGDATSPEKLLSCADSAMYRAKESGRDAFRFYKPHMNEKAQGLLWLETELRLAIEQEQLELHYQPQYDLNTGQLVGMEALVRWNHPEKGMIPPGEFIPQAEETSLIIPLGEWVLNTACRQIAAWHAMGISPIRMAVNISAVQFYRIDLAQMVAKLLDHYGLPATLLELEITESVLMDDVEAAAETMNKLTAMGIQLSIDDFGTGYSSLSYLKRFPISTLKIDRSFINDVTINEQDAAIALSIISLAGHMGIEVLAEGVETVEQLSFLQRHACQYGQGYLFNRPLPAKDIERQLKTAHLPECLQ; encoded by the coding sequence ATGCCGGAAACCATCCTGAACATTCTTATTCTTGAAGATTCAGCAACCGATGCAGAACTGATGTTACACACTTTGCGCAAAGAAGGGTTGAATGTCTCTGCCCATGTGACAATGACCCGACAGGGGTATGTCGCTGCGCTAAACGACGAAATTGATCTGATTTTATCCGATTACAATCTGCCACAATACGACGCGCTGCAAGCGCTGGAACATCTGAATGCACTGGGATACGATATCCCCTTTATTCTTGTTTCCGGGACAATCGGCGATCAACGGGCCGTGGAAATTATTCGCCGGGGCGCCACCGACTATCTGCTCAAATCACGCATGCCGAAACTTGGTCAGGTGGTCAAACGTGCGTTGCAAGAACGTCATATTCTCCATGAAAAACAACAGGTTGAAGAACAGCTGCACCTTGAACGGGATCTGTTGCACAACGTTATCGACGGTCTGGAGATGCAGGTCATGATCACAGACCGGGATTTCAACATCCAAGTTCTTAACTGGCAAGCTCAGAAATTGGTTCCTGTCGGTCAATCAGCAACGGAAATGACCTGCTACCAATTGACACGCGGCTTTGATAGCCCCTGTTCAGAGCATGGCATGGAGTGCCCGATTGAAACAGCTTTGGCTAAGAACCGAGCAACAAAAGTGCAACAAAATTATCAGGATGAAAATGGCGAAAACGTTTCTGTTGAAAAAACCGCGACATTGCTGCGTAACCGCCAAGACGATGTTACGGGAATTTTTCTTACCTGCCGCGATATTTCTGAAAATATGCGCCAGAAAGAGGATATTGCCTATAAAGAGATGCAGCTAGAGCAGATTCTCCATTACGACACCCTGACGGGATTACCACAACGGGATTTTTTCTTTGATTTGCTGCACAGCCATATGGTCGGCTGCCAAAAGAACAACCGCACACTGGCGCTGCTCTATCTGGATTTGGATCGTTTTAAAAATATCAATGACACTCTGGGACATACCGTGGGGGATCAAGTATTGCAGGAAGTGGCGCAGCGGCTGCAGAACAATATCCGCATTACCGACAATTTGAGCCGCATGAGCGGTGACGAGTTCCTCATTACCCTTGACCCGGCAGACAATCTGAGTGAGGTAACGCAGCTGGCGCAAAAATTCCTCAGTGTCATTTCAGTACCGATGAAAATCGAACATCACCGCTTTCATTTGACAGCAAGTATCGGTATCAGCCTTTTTCCTGGAGATGCCACCAGCCCGGAAAAACTCTTGAGTTGTGCCGACTCTGCCATGTACCGGGCCAAGGAGTCCGGCCGTGATGCCTTTCGGTTTTATAAACCACACATGAACGAGAAAGCTCAGGGCCTTCTCTGGCTCGAAACGGAGTTGAGGCTCGCCATCGAGCAAGAACAACTTGAGTTGCATTATCAACCGCAATACGATCTCAATACCGGCCAGCTGGTCGGGATGGAGGCTCTGGTGCGCTGGAATCATCCCGAGAAAGGGATGATTCCGCCGGGAGAATTTATTCCTCAGGCGGAAGAGACCAGTTTAATTATTCCTCTGGGAGAATGGGTCCTGAACACGGCGTGTCGCCAAATTGCAGCATGGCACGCGATGGGAATCTCGCCAATACGTATGGCTGTCAACATTTCAGCCGTACAATTTTACCGTATTGATCTGGCGCAAATGGTGGCAAAGCTTCTAGACCACTACGGGTTGCCCGCGACTCTGCTTGAACTGGAGATTACCGAGAGTGTTCTCATGGATGATGTTGAAGCCGCTGCTGAGACCATGAATAAATTGACAGCCATGGGCATCCAACTGTCCATTGATGATTTTGGCACCGGATACTCTTCATTAAGTTATTTGAAGCGCTTTCCCATTTCAACATTGAAGATCGATCGCTCTTTTATCAACGACGTCACCATCAATGAACAGGATGCCGCCATTGCCTTGTCAATTATATCTCTGGCCGGCCATATGGGCATTGAGGTGTTGGCAGAAGGTGTGGAGACGGTTGAGCAACTGAGTTTTTTGCAACGTCATGCCTGTCAATACGGCCAGGGCTATCTGTTCAATCGCCCT